Proteins from a genomic interval of Acidobacteriota bacterium:
- a CDS encoding amino acid adenylation domain-containing protein produces MSEWPARGDAPGGAERGGPLTHSQQQIRVGQRLHPQSPLYNMAFAFVLPKGLDVEAFLEAWQRVVDVSDALRTRVVDDDHGGARWTLLPRGRATEVLDTASDSTDARAFRVFCHERARHALTLDGDLVDSALVPLADGRMGWYLNQHHLVTDAWSTRLLYRQVADVYEALAASAPVPAIALPSYYDTIARLPQGDALRERAHAHWAARRDRPGATVALYGRPTLPSGTPSTRLTLEIDAARATALEASARELGLSSLLPGITRFALFSTLLVAWLHRISGQSDLAFDAPTGGRPTPEARQAHGVFIELFPCGVRVEPRDTFRTLAARCLAESVELLRHALPGTSAPSGARSSNVVLNVVPGAFGPFAGRPVEVEWVHPGHGDHVHALRLQVHDFAGTGRDVLHFDFNDAALDDRLRRRSLAHFEALVDALVADPDARLGALDIRTDEERRAWAVLNATDAVPPPGQTVVAMFEDVAEHQPDGVALRQGDATRTFSQLAADVESLAAALVDAGVSPGDRVAIVSRRSIEAVVAILAVLRARAAYVPIEAGVPSARLDDLVADAGARVLLVGDDTAASTARGGVVRLAIGEATRAASGRRCDDPGPTLDDLAYVIYTSGSTGRPKGVPITHAGLADYLGWASRRYVRGDRLTYALCTSLAFDLTVTTVFLPLITGGTLDIYPESDGPVDSAVVDVVEANRVDLVKLTPSHLALLRRVGLEGSRVRRLVVGGEDLKTSLAAAVSAQLGDEVEIHNEYGPTEAVVGCIAHRFDPATDTDTSVPIGAPADHVHVDVLTGEGGPVPEGVPGELWIARLGLARGYLGRAEQTAERFLPHPGRPTERRYRTGDLVRLVSPTTLEYLGRIDRQVKVSGFRVEPGEIESAMLSHPAVTEAVVVARRRHVLHQTSTRGAVRHCLRCGLPSNFPRAGFDEQGVCRLCRSYDAIKDRAQAYFRTVDDLRAVFEEAARTRRGEYDCLMLYSGGKDSTYALCRLVEMGVSVYAFTLDNGFISESAKENIRKVTTTLGVPIEFATTPAMAAIFRDSLARFSNVCNGCFKTIYTLSMLRARELGIPIIVTGLSRGQMFETRLTEEMFVDGRCDPDEIDRAVLAARKLYHRLHDEVSRRLDVRAFANDSIFQEVRFVDFYRFCDVGMDELYAYLDRRVPWVRPADTGRSTNCLINDLGIHVHTKERGFHSYALPYSWDVRLGHKTREDALDELDDDIDPARIRELLADIGYDERRVASGGEQATLAGVYVASGEVDEDALRAHLAARLPAHLVPVRLERVDAIPLTVNGKVDEAALARDIVDGAAGTPYRAPDGPVEEFLAAVWQEELGVERVGADDHFFELGGTSLTAMQVMVRLCREFDIDVPLATAFTHPRLAQLARVAEDRILADVEGVDEDAPSAGGDAPSAS; encoded by the coding sequence ATGAGCGAGTGGCCTGCCCGGGGTGACGCGCCCGGCGGCGCCGAGCGGGGCGGGCCGCTCACGCACAGCCAGCAGCAGATTCGCGTGGGGCAACGCCTTCATCCGCAGAGCCCGCTCTACAACATGGCGTTTGCGTTCGTCCTCCCGAAGGGCCTCGACGTTGAAGCCTTCCTCGAGGCGTGGCAGCGCGTTGTCGACGTGAGCGACGCGCTGAGGACACGCGTGGTCGACGACGACCACGGCGGCGCGAGGTGGACGCTCCTGCCGCGCGGACGCGCGACGGAGGTGCTCGACACCGCATCGGATTCGACCGACGCGCGCGCCTTCCGCGTCTTCTGCCACGAGCGCGCGCGGCATGCACTGACACTCGACGGCGATCTCGTCGACAGCGCGCTCGTCCCGCTCGCCGACGGCCGCATGGGCTGGTATCTCAACCAGCACCATCTCGTCACCGACGCGTGGTCGACGCGGCTGCTCTATCGCCAGGTGGCCGACGTCTACGAGGCACTCGCCGCCTCGGCGCCGGTGCCCGCGATCGCGCTGCCGTCCTACTACGACACCATCGCGCGGCTGCCACAAGGCGATGCGCTGCGGGAGCGGGCGCACGCGCACTGGGCGGCGCGCCGCGACCGGCCCGGCGCCACGGTGGCGCTCTACGGCCGGCCGACGCTGCCATCCGGCACGCCGAGCACGCGCCTCACGCTCGAGATCGACGCCGCGCGCGCCACAGCGCTCGAGGCCAGCGCGCGGGAGCTGGGGCTCTCGAGCCTGCTCCCGGGCATCACCCGCTTCGCGCTCTTCTCGACGCTGCTCGTGGCCTGGCTCCATCGCATCAGCGGTCAGTCGGACCTGGCCTTCGATGCGCCAACGGGCGGTCGACCGACACCCGAGGCGCGGCAGGCGCACGGGGTCTTCATCGAGCTCTTCCCGTGCGGGGTACGGGTCGAGCCGCGCGACACGTTCAGGACGCTCGCCGCGCGCTGCCTCGCCGAGAGCGTCGAGCTGCTCCGCCATGCGCTGCCCGGCACGAGCGCGCCGTCGGGCGCACGCTCGTCGAACGTCGTGCTCAACGTCGTGCCAGGGGCCTTCGGGCCGTTTGCCGGCAGGCCGGTCGAGGTCGAGTGGGTGCACCCGGGTCACGGCGACCACGTGCACGCGCTGCGCCTGCAGGTGCACGACTTCGCAGGCACCGGGCGCGACGTGCTGCACTTCGACTTCAACGACGCCGCGCTCGACGACCGGCTCCGCCGACGCAGCCTCGCGCACTTCGAGGCCCTCGTCGACGCACTCGTTGCCGACCCAGACGCGCGTCTTGGCGCACTCGACATCCGCACCGACGAGGAACGGCGCGCGTGGGCCGTCTTGAACGCGACCGACGCGGTGCCGCCTCCCGGGCAGACCGTCGTCGCGATGTTCGAAGACGTCGCCGAGCACCAACCCGATGGCGTGGCCCTGCGACAGGGTGATGCGACACGCACGTTCTCGCAGCTCGCCGCCGACGTCGAATCGCTCGCCGCCGCTCTCGTCGATGCCGGTGTCTCGCCGGGCGATCGCGTTGCCATCGTCAGCCGCCGATCGATTGAGGCCGTCGTCGCCATCCTTGCGGTGCTCAGGGCGCGTGCGGCCTACGTGCCCATCGAGGCCGGCGTGCCGTCGGCGCGCCTCGACGACCTGGTGGCGGATGCCGGGGCCCGCGTGCTGCTCGTCGGCGATGACACCGCCGCGTCGACCGCGCGCGGAGGCGTCGTGCGCCTCGCCATCGGTGAAGCGACCCGTGCGGCATCGGGCCGACGCTGCGACGACCCCGGCCCGACGCTCGACGATCTCGCCTACGTCATCTACACATCCGGGTCGACGGGGCGTCCGAAGGGCGTGCCCATCACCCACGCCGGGCTGGCCGACTACCTTGGCTGGGCGTCGCGCCGCTACGTGCGTGGCGACCGCCTCACCTACGCGCTCTGCACGTCGCTCGCCTTCGACCTGACGGTCACGACGGTGTTCCTGCCGCTCATCACCGGGGGCACGCTCGACATCTATCCGGAATCGGACGGGCCCGTCGACTCGGCCGTCGTCGATGTGGTCGAGGCCAACCGCGTCGACCTCGTGAAGTTGACGCCCTCGCACCTTGCGCTGCTGCGCCGGGTCGGGCTCGAAGGGTCGCGCGTTCGGCGCCTGGTGGTCGGCGGCGAGGATCTCAAGACGTCGCTCGCGGCCGCCGTGAGCGCGCAGCTTGGCGACGAGGTCGAGATTCACAACGAGTACGGCCCGACGGAAGCCGTCGTCGGCTGCATCGCGCATCGATTCGATCCAGCCACCGACACCGACACGAGCGTGCCCATCGGTGCGCCCGCCGACCACGTGCACGTCGACGTCCTCACGGGCGAGGGCGGACCGGTGCCGGAGGGCGTGCCGGGCGAACTCTGGATCGCACGCCTCGGTCTCGCGCGCGGCTACCTCGGACGGGCGGAGCAGACGGCCGAACGATTCCTGCCGCACCCCGGCCGGCCCACGGAGCGGCGATATCGCACGGGCGATCTCGTCCGGCTCGTGAGCCCGACGACACTCGAGTACCTCGGGCGGATCGATCGGCAGGTCAAGGTCTCCGGCTTCCGTGTCGAGCCTGGCGAGATCGAGTCGGCGATGCTGTCGCATCCCGCCGTGACCGAGGCGGTCGTCGTGGCGCGGCGGAGGCACGTGCTGCACCAGACCAGCACGCGCGGCGCGGTGCGCCATTGCCTCCGGTGCGGATTGCCGTCGAACTTCCCGCGCGCGGGCTTCGACGAGCAGGGCGTGTGCCGGCTGTGTCGGTCGTACGACGCCATCAAGGATCGCGCGCAGGCCTACTTCAGGACCGTGGACGACCTGCGGGCCGTCTTCGAGGAGGCCGCGCGCACGCGCCGCGGAGAGTACGACTGCCTCATGCTCTATAGCGGCGGCAAGGACAGCACCTACGCGCTCTGCCGGCTCGTCGAGATGGGCGTGTCGGTCTACGCCTTCACGCTCGACAACGGCTTCATCTCCGAGAGCGCGAAGGAGAACATCCGGAAGGTCACGACGACACTCGGTGTCCCCATCGAGTTCGCGACGACGCCGGCCATGGCGGCGATCTTCCGCGACAGCCTGGCGCGCTTTTCGAACGTCTGCAACGGCTGCTTCAAGACGATCTACACGCTGAGCATGCTGCGCGCGCGGGAGCTCGGCATCCCCATCATCGTGACGGGCCTCTCACGCGGGCAGATGTTCGAGACCCGCCTGACCGAAGAGATGTTCGTCGACGGCCGGTGCGATCCCGACGAGATCGACCGGGCCGTGCTCGCCGCGCGCAAGCTCTACCACCGTCTGCACGACGAGGTGTCGCGTCGGCTCGACGTGCGCGCGTTTGCCAACGACAGCATCTTCCAGGAGGTTCGGTTCGTCGACTTCTACCGCTTCTGCGACGTGGGGATGGACGAACTCTACGCGTATCTCGACCGCAGGGTGCCGTGGGTGCGTCCGGCCGATACGGGCCGATCGACCAACTGCCTGATCAACGACCTCGGCATCCACGTCCACACGAAGGAGCGGGGCTTCCACAGCTACGCGCTGCCTTACAGCTGGGATGTGCGGCTCGGCCACAAGACGCGCGAGGACGCGCTCGACGAGCTCGACGACGACATCGACCCGGCACGAATTCGCGAACTGCTCGCCGACATCGGCTACGACGAACGCCGCGTGGCCTCGGGTGGCGAGCAGGCGACGCTCGCGGGTGTCTACGTGGCGTCCGGTGAGGTCGACGAGGACGCCCTCAGAGCGCACCTCGCCGCGCGCCTTCCGGCGCACCTCGTTCCCGTGCGCCTCGAGCGCGTCGACGCCATCCCGCTCACCGTGAACGGCAAGGTCGACGAAGCCGCGCTCGCGCGCGACATCGTCGACGGCGCGGCAGGCACCCCGTATCGCGCGCCGGACGGGCCGGTCGAGGAGTTCCTGGCTGCCGTGTGGCAGGAGGAGCTCGGCGTCGAACGCGTCGGCGCCGACGATCACTTCTTCGAGCTCGGCGGCACGTCGCTCACGGCCATGCAGGTGATGGTCCGCCTCTGTCGCGAGTTCGACATCGACGTGCCGCTTGCGACGGCCTTCACGCACCCGCGGCTTGCCCAACTGGCGCGGGTCGCCGAGGATCGGATCCTCGCCGACGTCGAGGGCGTGGACGAGGATGCGCCGTCGGCCGGCGGGGATGCTCCTTCAGCGTCGTGA
- a CDS encoding acyl carrier protein yields MTSEPGPTTDRAAIERAVIDFLTREILPPETTIDRETDLLSGELLDSMGALRLATFVAESFAIEVQPADFVVEHFRSVSAVAEFVAWATEGRRSRNGHA; encoded by the coding sequence ATGACGAGTGAACCGGGACCAACGACCGACCGCGCCGCCATCGAGCGCGCGGTCATCGACTTTCTCACACGCGAGATCCTCCCACCTGAGACGACGATCGATCGCGAGACCGACCTCCTCTCGGGCGAACTGCTCGACTCGATGGGGGCGCTGCGCCTCGCGACGTTCGTCGCCGAGTCGTTCGCGATCGAGGTCCAGCCCGCCGATTTCGTGGTCGAACACTTCCGCAGCGTCTCGGCGGTGGCCGAGTTCGTGGCATGGGCGACCGAAGGCCGCCGGTCGAGGAATGGGCACGCATGA
- a CDS encoding amino acid adenylation domain-containing protein: MPRVLHRMIEEAASSRPESCAVSCDGATLSYADLTRRAHGLARVLVETGVARGDRVAVWLAKGPRVPVAFYGVFSAGAALVPIDPKSPAEQVIRILRSTGATHLVTEPERRGAVAGLLAACPGIAQVIGPDGDDQWPRPAVPWSAVLEEAADRPPDVTVTEGDAAYILHTSGSTGVPKLIAHTHATAMSFVEWAASEYAVTADDRLTNHSSHHTCFATFDFYVAARAAATTLILTPSVLMMPGSLAALLERERATVWYSVPAALVQLSLRGDLESRDLTSLRWVLFAGETFPGKHLRRLRQQLPSARFSHVYGSTEVNVCTFYHLPQEGDLPVPLPIGRPCSTAKALVADDSLREVPAGAVGELYVGGSTVMTGYWDDAARNGEVLVRRPAGMGADETYFRTGDRVRLLPDGNLTFVARADRQVKVRGHRVELEEVEAALLSLTSVEEAAVFTVPDGEGSQSLCAAVVAGDDERPTERDILADLRRVLPPHALPTTLTLLAAMPRTPTGKVDLRALAGSETATKERDDE; encoded by the coding sequence ATGCCGCGAGTGCTGCACCGGATGATCGAGGAGGCGGCATCGAGCCGTCCCGAGTCGTGTGCCGTCTCGTGTGATGGTGCGACGCTGTCGTACGCGGACCTCACGCGACGTGCGCACGGCCTGGCGCGCGTGCTCGTCGAAACCGGCGTCGCACGAGGCGATCGTGTGGCCGTCTGGCTGGCCAAGGGCCCGCGCGTGCCGGTGGCCTTCTACGGTGTCTTCTCGGCCGGCGCGGCGCTCGTGCCGATTGACCCGAAGTCGCCTGCCGAGCAGGTGATCCGCATCCTGCGCTCGACGGGCGCGACGCATCTTGTGACCGAGCCGGAGCGACGCGGCGCCGTGGCCGGCCTCCTCGCGGCCTGTCCCGGCATCGCGCAGGTCATCGGCCCCGATGGTGACGACCAGTGGCCTCGGCCCGCCGTCCCGTGGTCCGCGGTGCTCGAGGAGGCAGCCGACCGGCCGCCCGACGTCACCGTGACTGAAGGCGACGCCGCCTACATCCTGCACACGTCGGGATCGACCGGCGTGCCGAAGCTCATCGCGCACACGCACGCGACGGCGATGAGCTTCGTCGAGTGGGCCGCGTCCGAGTACGCGGTGACGGCCGACGACCGCCTCACCAATCACTCGTCGCACCACACGTGTTTTGCGACGTTCGACTTCTACGTGGCGGCGCGGGCTGCCGCGACGACGCTCATCCTCACACCGTCCGTGCTGATGATGCCGGGCAGCCTGGCCGCGCTCCTCGAACGCGAACGGGCCACGGTGTGGTATTCGGTACCGGCCGCCCTCGTGCAGCTCTCGCTGCGGGGCGACCTCGAGTCGCGCGACCTGACGTCGCTGCGCTGGGTGCTCTTTGCGGGCGAGACGTTCCCAGGCAAGCACCTGCGACGCCTCAGGCAACAGCTCCCGTCAGCACGCTTCAGCCACGTCTACGGATCGACGGAGGTCAATGTCTGCACCTTCTACCACCTGCCGCAGGAGGGCGATCTGCCGGTGCCGCTTCCGATCGGCCGGCCGTGTTCGACGGCCAAGGCGCTCGTGGCCGACGACTCGCTGCGAGAGGTGCCGGCGGGCGCGGTGGGCGAACTGTACGTCGGCGGCTCCACGGTGATGACCGGATACTGGGACGACGCGGCGCGCAACGGCGAAGTGCTCGTTCGTCGACCCGCGGGGATGGGTGCCGACGAGACGTACTTCCGCACCGGCGACCGGGTCCGGCTGCTGCCCGACGGCAACCTGACGTTCGTCGCGCGTGCCGACCGGCAGGTCAAGGTCCGCGGCCACCGTGTCGAGCTCGAGGAAGTCGAGGCGGCGCTGCTGTCGCTCACCTCGGTCGAAGAAGCGGCCGTCTTCACGGTGCCCGACGGCGAAGGCAGCCAGTCGCTGTGTGCAGCGGTGGTCGCGGGCGACGACGAGCGTCCGACCGAGCGCGACATCCTGGCCGACCTGCGGCGCGTGCTGCCTCCGCATGCGCTGCCGACGACGCTGACGTTGCTCGCCGCCATGCCGCGCACGCCGACCGGCAAGGTCGACCTCAGGGCGCTTGCCGGGAGCGAGACGGCCACGAAGGAACGTGATGACGAGTGA
- a CDS encoding HupE/UreJ family protein, with translation MKIAWALAALVALWPTTRAEAHAIGQSYFYLQVYEDRVTGRFEISLEDLNAVFWLAGIDRRVTPETLDEAIPLLHDYYRDRVALFDESGAPIAIRFTSHGLLDERGGYALLSFDVGDAAGVPERMTVDYHVLFDEDPEHRALLIVEHHWGTGTFANEARASLEFSPDARRQEFTFPTGSRTTGVVALAGRGAREISVGIDHLLFVVALLLPPAFVRYRGKGPLAPKAVLADAMPASVAFAIGCALALVVGSVELVFLPPRLVETVVGASVGIVAVHAVRPCLGRGFVMAAAGFGLFHGLGFSVTLYRLGALQEHLWLGVSAFLIGLVLAQMAIILIAAGAIWLAWHPVVLRRVVLHAAVAVMAVLSVLWIAERGLGFAFLKPGSLVAAARDTLG, from the coding sequence ATGAAGATCGCGTGGGCCCTTGCGGCACTCGTGGCCCTCTGGCCGACCACCCGGGCCGAGGCACACGCCATCGGCCAGAGCTATTTCTACCTGCAGGTCTACGAAGATCGCGTGACGGGGCGGTTCGAGATCTCGCTCGAAGACCTCAATGCCGTCTTCTGGCTCGCGGGCATCGACCGGCGCGTGACGCCGGAGACGCTCGACGAGGCCATTCCCCTCCTGCACGACTACTACCGCGATCGCGTGGCGCTCTTCGACGAGAGCGGGGCGCCGATCGCCATCAGGTTCACCTCTCACGGCCTGCTCGACGAACGAGGCGGCTACGCGCTGCTGTCGTTCGATGTCGGCGACGCGGCGGGCGTGCCCGAGCGCATGACCGTCGACTACCACGTGCTCTTTGACGAAGACCCGGAACACCGCGCCCTGCTCATCGTCGAGCACCACTGGGGCACGGGCACCTTCGCGAACGAGGCGCGCGCCTCGCTCGAGTTCAGCCCGGACGCGCGCCGCCAGGAGTTCACGTTCCCGACGGGCAGCCGTACGACGGGCGTCGTCGCGCTCGCCGGGCGCGGTGCGCGCGAGATCTCTGTGGGCATCGATCACCTGCTCTTCGTCGTGGCACTCCTGCTTCCGCCAGCGTTCGTCCGGTATCGCGGCAAGGGTCCGTTGGCCCCGAAGGCCGTGCTCGCCGATGCCATGCCCGCGAGTGTGGCCTTCGCCATCGGCTGCGCCCTCGCGCTCGTCGTCGGCAGTGTCGAACTCGTGTTCCTGCCGCCTCGCCTCGTCGAGACCGTCGTCGGCGCGTCGGTGGGCATCGTGGCGGTGCACGCCGTGCGCCCGTGTCTCGGCCGTGGGTTCGTGATGGCCGCGGCAGGGTTCGGTCTCTTCCACGGCCTCGGGTTCTCGGTCACGCTCTATCGCCTCGGGGCGTTGCAGGAGCACCTGTGGCTTGGCGTGTCCGCCTTCCTGATCGGCCTCGTGCTCGCGCAGATGGCCATCATCCTGATCGCGGCAGGCGCGATCTGGCTCGCGTGGCACCCCGTCGTGCTTCGACGAGTGGTGCTGCACGCGGCCGTGGCCGTGATGGCCGTGCTGTCGGTCCTGTGGATCGCCGAGCGAGGGCTCGGCTTCGCGTTCCTCAAGCCCGGATCGCTCGTTGCCGCGGCGCGGGACACGCTCGGGTGA
- a CDS encoding acyl-CoA dehydrogenase family protein, producing MTFEWTPEAERLRRGAIEFATSTLVDGVAERDREGVFSRDLWRACADFGLHGLLVPTEWQGTGQDLLSAVAILEGIGYGARDNGLVFSVVAHAASCEGPLSTFGTDAQKHEWLPALAEGRLIGATAITEPESGSSALSLSTRAVQDGDHWVLTGSKTFVTNAPVADLFVVYARTGTGFGGVTCFLVPRDAPGLVIGPGIEKMGLRTSPMAQIYLDGCRVPASAVVGGVGSGAMVFNQVMDVERLLVMAPAIGVMERVVERTVAHARERKAGQAPIGRHQAVAHRLADMDVQLEAARLLLYRAAWQKMRKGTATRESAMAKLAVSEAYVDICRSAVQLFGTYGYTVEYELERELRDALAATLYVGTSEIQRNLIAGLRGLG from the coding sequence GTGACCTTCGAGTGGACGCCTGAAGCGGAGCGCCTGCGACGCGGCGCCATCGAGTTCGCCACGTCGACGCTCGTAGACGGCGTCGCCGAGCGCGACCGCGAGGGCGTCTTCTCGCGCGACCTGTGGCGGGCCTGCGCCGACTTCGGCCTCCACGGCTTGCTCGTGCCGACTGAGTGGCAGGGCACCGGCCAGGACCTGCTCTCGGCGGTGGCCATCCTCGAGGGCATCGGCTACGGCGCGCGCGACAACGGGCTCGTCTTCTCGGTCGTCGCGCACGCGGCCTCGTGCGAAGGCCCACTCTCCACCTTCGGCACCGACGCGCAGAAGCACGAGTGGCTCCCGGCGCTTGCCGAGGGGCGCCTCATCGGCGCAACGGCCATCACGGAACCCGAGTCCGGGTCGAGCGCGCTGTCACTCTCCACCCGCGCGGTGCAGGACGGCGACCACTGGGTCCTGACCGGGTCGAAGACCTTCGTCACCAACGCGCCCGTCGCCGACCTCTTCGTCGTCTATGCGCGCACGGGCACCGGCTTTGGCGGCGTGACGTGCTTCCTCGTGCCGCGCGACGCGCCCGGCCTCGTCATCGGGCCAGGCATCGAGAAGATGGGGCTCCGCACGAGTCCGATGGCGCAGATCTATCTCGATGGCTGCCGTGTGCCGGCGTCGGCCGTGGTCGGAGGGGTCGGCTCGGGCGCGATGGTCTTCAACCAGGTGATGGACGTCGAGCGCCTGCTCGTGATGGCGCCGGCCATTGGCGTGATGGAGCGCGTCGTCGAGCGCACCGTCGCGCATGCGCGCGAGAGGAAGGCGGGCCAGGCACCGATCGGGCGCCATCAGGCGGTGGCGCATCGCCTCGCCGACATGGACGTGCAGCTCGAGGCGGCGAGGCTGCTGCTCTACCGAGCCGCATGGCAGAAGATGCGAAAGGGCACCGCCACACGCGAGTCGGCCATGGCGAAACTCGCGGTGAGCGAGGCCTATGTCGACATCTGTCGAAGCGCCGTGCAGCTCTTCGGCACGTATGGATACACGGTCGAATACGAGCTCGAACGCGAACTGCGGGACGCGCTCGCCGCGACGCTCTACGTCGGTACGTCGGAGATCCAGCGCAACCTGATTGCCGGCCTGAGGGGACTTGGATGA
- a CDS encoding 4'-phosphopantetheinyl transferase superfamily protein — MSVVSVTCDERPARVEPPADGEVQVWAASLDVDQAAASECAACLSADELVRASRFVAPHDRTRFIVGRAFLRHALAARLGMRPDALRFRYSSRGKPALESTTGLQFNLAHSAGLAVCAFIDGGAEVGVDVERIKPMGDADAVARAVFSPAERARYETLAEEARLRAFFEAWTRKEAFLKALGCGLARPLPSFDVAFGPGELARLVASRVDPHEVDRVTLDGFEIGDEFVGAVATLDGPARVQLRKWHATEWAWTGSRCDLRVDA, encoded by the coding sequence GTGAGTGTCGTGTCGGTCACGTGCGACGAGCGGCCCGCGAGGGTCGAGCCGCCAGCCGACGGCGAGGTGCAGGTCTGGGCCGCGTCGCTCGATGTCGACCAGGCCGCGGCGAGCGAGTGTGCGGCGTGCCTCTCGGCCGACGAGCTCGTCCGCGCGTCTCGCTTCGTCGCGCCGCACGATCGCACGCGGTTCATCGTCGGTCGTGCGTTCCTGCGGCACGCGCTTGCCGCACGGCTGGGGATGCGGCCCGACGCGCTCCGCTTTCGCTATTCTTCGCGGGGCAAACCGGCCCTCGAGAGCACCACCGGCCTGCAGTTCAACCTGGCGCATTCGGCGGGGCTGGCCGTGTGCGCCTTCATCGACGGTGGTGCGGAGGTCGGCGTCGATGTCGAGCGCATCAAGCCCATGGGAGACGCTGATGCGGTGGCGCGCGCCGTCTTCTCGCCGGCCGAGCGGGCCCGCTACGAGACGCTCGCCGAAGAGGCCAGGCTGCGCGCCTTTTTCGAGGCATGGACGAGGAAGGAAGCCTTCCTGAAGGCGCTCGGGTGCGGGCTCGCGCGGCCGCTCCCCAGCTTCGACGTCGCCTTCGGGCCAGGTGAGCTGGCGCGCCTCGTCGCCAGCCGAGTCGACCCGCACGAGGTCGACCGTGTGACGCTCGATGGCTTCGAGATCGGCGACGAGTTCGTGGGCGCCGTGGCGACCCTCGACGGGCCTGCGCGCGTCCAACTGCGGAAATGGCACGCGACGGAGTGGGCGTGGACGGGGAGCCGCTGTGACCTTCGAGTGGACGCCTGA